In the genome of Roseovarius sp. Pro17, the window TTCCTTGAGCACCGCGCGCATGAGCGCGCAAGCGGACGCACCGTTGTGATCGAAGATCGCGGGCCTTTGGCGTTGCTTTTCCTCAACAATAATTATCATGTCGTCCATCACATGCACCCGCAGATCGCGTGGTATCGCCTGCCGCGCCTTTATGCGCAAAATCGCGCGCATTACCTCGCGCGCAACGGCGGCTACGTTTATCGCAGCTATGGCCAGATTTTCCGTCAGTACCTATTACGTGCCAAGGACAGCGTAGCGCATCCGCTCTGGCCGCGGCCGTGATTTGAGGGCATGAGGGGCCATGTCTGCATGGGTCCTCCTCGCTATCGCCGCCGCCGCGTTTCAGACGCTGCGCTTTGTGCTGCAAAAGCATCTGAGCATGGGCGCGCTGTCGGTGGGCGGCGCGACCTTCGCGCGTTTCGCCTATTCGATGCCGTTCGTGGTGGTGCTGGCGACCCTCTATGTCTGGCAAATGGGTGCGGGGCTGCCACGCCTTTCGCCGCTGTTCTGGGCCTACGCGCTGTCGGGCGGGCTGGCGCAAATATTGGCGACGTGGTGCATGGTTGCCCTCTTCGCCGCGCGCAACTTTGCCGTCGGTATCACCTTCAAAAAGACCGAGACGGTGCAGACCGCGCTGATCGGGCTCGTCGTCCTTGGCGATCGGGTCAGCATGGCGGGCATGGCGGCGATCCTGATCGGCCTCGTCGGTGTTGTGGTCCTGTCGGGCGGCGCGGGGGCCGATCGCTGGCGCATATTCAACCGGGCAGCGGCGCTGGGGCTGGTCGCCGGGGCGCTGTTTGCCGTGTCGGCGGTGGGGTATCGCGGCGCAACGCTGGAGGTCGCGAGTGAGGATGCGTTCATGCGCGCGCTGGTTACGCTGGCCGCGGTTACCACTTCGCAGGCGGTCGCCATGGCGCTATGGTTGCGCTGGCGCGAGGTCGGCGAAATCGGGCGCGTGATCGCCGCACGGCGCAAGGCGGTCTGGATGGGGCTGACCGGGTTGGGCGGCAGCCTGTGCTGGTTCACGGCTTTCACGCTACAAAACGCAGCCTATGTATTCGCCGTCGGGCAGGTCGAAGTGATCTTTTCACTGATCGCCGCGCGTGTGTTTTTTGGCGAGCGGATCACACGGCGCGAGGGCATCGGCGTGACGCTGGTCACATGCTCGGTTCTTGCAGTGGGCTTTTTCCGCTGAGGCGCAAAAACAGGCTTTCTTCGTCATCATTGCGAAAGAATGGTACCGATGCCGGAGGAGATGGATCATGCGCCCGCGCTGCTACTTCGGCCAGAACGACCTCGGTGATGAAGGGCAGATCAAAGCGCCGCGCTTCGGGTAATGGCACCCATTGCAGATGAGACAACTCGTCCGTGGCGGCGCTGAAATCATCCGGATCGCCCGCGATATGTCCAGCATCAATGAGGAAAAACCGTGCATCAAAGCGCCTTGGACGGCCCGGCGGTGTGATCGCGCGGAATACGAACTGAAGCGCGGTTGCGTCCGGCACTTGGCCGCGCGCGGCGAAACTGGACCAATCCTCGGGGATAGCGCAGGGCCATGCGCCCGGTTGCCCAACGATAAGGCCTGATTCCTCCCACAACTCGCGAATTGCAGCGGCGGCGAGGGCGCAGGCGAGGCCCGGTGCGCTGTCTTCGTCCAGCCGCCCGGCGCAAAGTGCAGGCAGTGGGGCCATCAGCGGCACAGAGGCGTCGCCCGGATCGACCGCACCGCCTGGGAATACGAACTTGCTGGGCATGAAGGCCGCTGATGCGCCTCGCTGGCCCATCAACACGCGCGGCGCAGGGCCGTCGCGACGCAATACTATGACGGTGGCCGCGTCGCGGATTGGCGCCTGCTGGTCTGGCATTTCGGTTCCTTTCGCGGAATTTCAGACGCTGGAGCCGAACCCGTGCATCTGCCGCGCCCATTGGAACGCGACCACCGCGCCCTTAAGCCGCGGCAAAAGATACAGCGACAGACCCACGCAGCCAATGGCGAAGATCGTGAACAAAAGCAGAGGATCGGGTCGGAACTGAACGAAAACAATATGCAGCGCGGGGGCCATTATATGGCCGACGATCAGGATCGTCAGGTAGGCCGGGCCGTCATCGGCGCGGTGCTGTGACAGATCCTCACGGCATACGGCGCAGGCGTCGCGCACCTTGAGATAGCTTTTGAGCAGCGGGCCCGAGCCGCAATTTGGGCACTTGCAGCGAAATCCCTTGCGCAGCGCGGGCCATAGCGCGCGCTCATTTATGGAACTGGTATTGTCGGTCATGGACGCCTCGAAGCTGAGAAGCGTGCAATCTGCTGCAGGATCAATGAAATTGAAAGGGGCAAGAGGCTGTGCGCGCCTAAGTCGCGCGGATTTGCCGCGCCGCAGGCGGCGGATGGCCAAGCTCACATCAGATCAAGTTGCTTGTTGCGTTCGTGATCTGAGGAGGCAGCACGACCTCCGGTTCAGGCTGCCGGGCGCGCACTGATCGTGACAGTGTTGCGCCCACGCGCCTTGGCCCGGTAAAGCGCGCGATCGGCCTGTTCGAGCAAGGCGTCGATTCGCCCATTTGCATCCTCGTCCTCAGCGCCCTCATTAGCGGTTTCGCCCATGGCGACGCCGATACTGACGGTCACATGGGCGGGTTGGCTTTGGCCGCGTATCGTGATGCCTGCCTCTGCGATGCGCCTGCATAGCCGATCGGCAGCCTGACGCGCCTCGGCGCCGTTTGCACCGGGCATGACGATCAGAAATTCTTCGCCGCCGATACGGGCGACCAGATCGACCTCGCGCACGCTGCTGCCCAAAAGGTCGGCGACGTGGCACAGCACCCGGTCGCCAGCGGCATGACCCAGCCGGTCGTTGATCTGCTTGAAATGATCCAGATCGGCCAGCATCACGGCAAAGCTGCGCGCCTGAGAGCCATTGGCCATCGCCAGCTCCTTGAGGAAAGGCATGGCGAAGCGTCGGTTGTAGAGTCCCGTCAGCGGGTCGATCATCGCGGCGCGCAAACCGTCATGAAGGCGCGTGCGCAGATGGTCTACGGCTTGCTTGCGCTGGATCTGGCGAGTCAGGCGCAGAGTTAGCTCGTCCAGCTCGGCGGGGCCGATGATCACGTCGCTGGCGCCCAGATCCAGCAAGCTGGCAGCCAAAGCGCGTGAACCGATAGGGACGAGGCAGACGATACGGCTGTGACGCGCCTCGGGCGATGCGCGCAGTTCTGCCATTAGTTCAAGGCCGGTCTCGTTCGCGCCCTCAGGGATCAGCATGACAAAGACGTCTGCCGCTGGAGCGCCGGGCGATCCCGTCACCGGGCCGCCTGCCTCCAGCGCGGTGATCTGGTGGTGACAGGAACTGCGCAGACGGGTTCGCAGCGCCATCGCGTCGGACATGTGTACGCCGAGGATCGTGATGCGCCCCGCCCTCAGCAACCCACCTTGCGCCTCGCCGAAGCCTGCGGCGCAATCGGGGCCTGCGTTCAGGCGCATGTCCTGCAGCGCGTGATGTTGGCGCAGCAATCCGCGCAGTCGGGCCAGCATGATCCGCTCGTCAATCGGCTGAGAGATCACATCATCGGCACCGGCGCGCAGCGCGGCAACGCGAGCCTCGCCGGTATCCTCGGGCAGGAGGGCCACGATAGGCACTATGGCCAGATCGGGCCGCGCGCGCAGCGCAGCGATAAGATCGCCGCACTCCATGTCGGTGAGGGCTGCGCCCACGATAATCAGGTCGGGCCTCAGGTCACGCGCAATCGCCATGGCACCGCCGCCCGACGACGCCTGATGTACCTCGAAATGTGCCGCCGAAAGCTTGACCTTCAGCACGATCCTGTTGGTCGCCACAGCGTCCACGATCAAAATTTTCCCTGACATGGGCGAACGCCTTTCTGACTTGCCCTATTCTCTGGCTCGACTATCCATGCAAGAAGTTAAGAAAACCTTTCCGGGAAATTTAGCATCATGAAGCATACGCGGGAATCCGCCGAAACGATCGCTCTTCGCTGCCTTGGCTGGCTGCTGGCTAACGAAGAGCTGGTTCCGGTCTTCATGGGTGCGACTGGTGCGGGTGAGGATGATCTGCGGCGGGGCGCTTCTGATCCGGCATTTCTGGCAGGGGTGTTGGATTTTGTGATGATGAACGATCAGTGGGTCATCGATTTCTGCGCGGCCGAGCAGTTGGCGACCGACGCACCCATGCAGGCGCGCGTGATGCTGCCCGGCGGGCAAGAGGAGCACTGGACATGAGCAGCAGCACCCGGATCGACGGCATTATCTTTGACAAAGACGGCACGCTCTTTGATTTTCACACCACGTGGGCCGATTGGACCCGCACCCTGCTGGGCCATCTGTCCGAGCGCCACGGAGCGGACCCCGAGGCGCTGGCGCGTGCAATCCAGTTCGATCTGGCCGAATGTCGATTTCTGCCGACCAGCCCGATGATCGGCGCAACCAGCCGCGAAGGGGCCGAGACACTCGCCGTCGCGATACCCGGTTCTGATGCGGATGAAATCGAGGAATACATCAAGATCACATCAGCCCAGGCACCCTTGCAGCCCGCTGTGCCGCTGGATCCATTCCTGACCGATTTGTCCGCGCGCGGCCTCAAGATCGGGCTGGTCACGAACGATACCGATCACGGCGCGCGTGCGCATCTGACCAGTGCCGGAGTGCTTGATCATTTCGATTTCGTCGCCGGATACGATACAGGCCACGGGTTCAAGCCGGCGGCAGGTCCGCTGCTGGCCTTCGCGCGGCAAACGGGTCTTGATCCGACGCGCTGCGTCATGGTGGGCGACAGTACGCATGATCTGAAGGCCGGTCGCGCGGCCAAGATGCTGACGCTGGGCGTCCTGACCGGCATCGCCGAGACGGCCGAACTGGCACCGCTGGCCGATGACGTGCTGCCCGATATCGGCCATATCCCGGCCTGGCTGGACCGGTGACGCGGCATCCGGCCTTTGGCTTGATGCTGGCGACCTTCGGCGCGCTGGTGCTGACGCCGGATGCGATGTTTTTACGGCTGTCGCAGATGTCTGGCCCGCAAATGCTGGGCTGGCGGGGCCTCTTTATGGGGACGTCGCTGATCGTGATCTGGCTGCTGACCAGTCGTACGCGGCGGGGTGATCTGACCTTGCTGGCCAGCGGGGCGGGAATCGCCATTGTCGTGTGCCAATTCTTCAACTCGTCGCTGTTTGCTCTGGGGATTGCGGCGGCGCCGGTGGCGATCGTCCTTTTCGGTGTAGCAACAACGCCGATCTGGGCGGCGCTATTCGCTTGGGCGCTGCTAGGTGAGCGGACGGCACGGGCGACGTGGATTACCATCGCAGTCGTCGCAGTGGGCATCGGCATCGCGGTGCTGGGCGGGGGCGAGGCAGCGGCAGAGCCACGCATCGCCCTGTTGGGCGCGCTGGCGGGCCTTGGCGTGGCAATGATGCTGGCATTGAACTTTGTCGTACTGCGCGCGCGCCCCAGCCTGCCCATCCCTTTGTTAATCGGGGTCGGTGCGCTGTTTGCCGGGGCGGCAGGCGTGACGGCGACGGGCCCCGCGCAGATGACGGACGGCAATGTCTGGGCCATCGCGATCACCGGCTGCATCGTTCTGCCGGTGTCGTTCCTGTCGCTGTCCATCGCATCGCGCCACACGGCGGCGGCGAATGTAAGCCTGTTGCTGCTGCTCGAAACGGTTCTCGGCCCCGCGTGGGTCTGGCTGGCGCTGGGCGAGGCGCTGACCCCTCGGATGTTGTTGGGTGGCACGATAGTAGTGGGGGCGATCGCGCTCTATCTGATGCACGCAAGGCGCAAGGTGCAGCGTAGAAATGCAAAAGCGACAAACCTTGCCGCAAAGTGAATACATCTGAAGTCAGCGCCGTGGTTCGATAGGCCTACCAGACGCGGAGGGCTGCCGGATGAGCGAAGAACTGAAGCGCCGCAAGCGCACCGGGGGGCGCGCGGGAAATGCCGACCGCCGCGGCAGCGCGGTGATCGAGCAGATGCCGTGGAATCCGCCGATCAATATCGACCGCCCAACTGAGCCGCTGGATGATGCAGGCGTCGCCGCCATTCATGACGGAGCGATGCGAATTCTGGAAGAGATCGGGATCGAGATCCTGAACCCGGAGGCGCTCGAGATTTTCCGCGCGTCCACCGGTTGCACTATTTCAGGCACGAACCTGCGCATGGGCCGCGACTTTGTGATGGAAGAGGTGGCCAAGTCCCCCGCAGAGTGGACCATGACACCGCGCAATCCTGATCGCCAGATTACCATGGGTGGGCGGCACCTGAATTTTGGCAACGTGTCGTCGCCGCCCAGCTATTGGGACATGAAACTGGGCCGAAAGGTGACAGGCACGCGCGAAATGTGCGCCGATCTGCTAAAACTCAGCCAGTATTTCAACTGCATTCACTTCGTCGGCGGCTACCCGGTCGAGCCGCAGGATATCCACGCATCGGTGCGCCATCTCGATGTGCTTTATGACAAGCTGACGCTGACCGACAAGGTCGCTCATGCCTACAGCCTCGGCAAAGAGCGCGTCGAGGACGTGATGGAGATGGTGCGCATCGCAGGCGGACTGAGCCATGCGGAGTTTGACGCGACCCCGCGCATGTTCACCAACATCAATTCGACCTCGCCGCTAAAGCACGATCATCCGATGCTGGACGGCTGGATGCGCCTTGCGCGGCGCGGGCAGGGGCTGGTGGTGACGCCGTTTACGCTGGCGGGGGCCATGGCGCCGGTCACGATGGCGGGCGCGGTCGCGCAATCGGTGGCCGAGGCGCTGGTGGCAGTCGTGCTGGCGCAGCTTGTGCGCCCCGGAGCGCCCTGCGCTATCGGCACGTTCACCTCGAATGTCGATATGAAATCCGGCGCGCCCGCTTTCGGCACACCAGAATACATGCGCGCGACCCAGATGACCGGACAACTGGCGCGGCTCTACAAGCTGCCGATGCGCGCCAGTGGCGTTTGCGCCGCGAATGTGCCGGATGCGCAGGCCACGTGGGAGACGTCGAACAGCCTCTGGTCGGCCGTCCAGTCGGGCGCGCATATGGTTTACCACGCAGCGGGCTGGCTGGAGGGCGGGCTGATCGCGTGCCCCGAAAAGCTGGTCATGGATTGCGAGATCCTGCAACATATCCAGCGCTACATGGACCCTGTGTTGACAGCCACTGGCCCGGACGAGATCGCGATCGACGCTATCGCCGAGGTGGGCGATCAGGGCCATTTCTTTGGCATCCAGCACACGCAGGATCGCTATACGACCGCGTTCTATCAGCCGTTCCTCAGCGATTGGCGCAACTTTGAGGCGTGGGAAGCAGCGGGCGGCGTCTGGACCGCGCAGCGCGCACACCAAATGGTGCAGGATATCCTCGCCAGCTTTGAGCCGCCCCCGATGGAGGATTCCATCCGCGAGGAACTGGCCGACTTCGTCGCTCGCCGCAAATCCGAAGGCGGCGCGCCTACCGACTATTGAGCGCCGCCAGGAGGTGCGACATCAGACATTCCTGTCCAGCGTCGCGCGGCAGGCGCGATCGACCCCGGCGTGCAGCAGGACGGCAAAGACCGCCAGCACGATCAGGGCGGCGAACATGAGGTCTGTCTTGGCCCGGCCACTGGCGAGCAGCATGAGATAGCCGAGGCCCTTGGACGCCCCGACCCATTCGCCGATTATCGCGCCGATGGGCGCATAGACCGCCGCCAACCTCAGCCCCGAGGCAAAGCCGGGCAGGGCGGCGGGTATACGAATATGG includes:
- a CDS encoding HAD family hydrolase, coding for MSSSTRIDGIIFDKDGTLFDFHTTWADWTRTLLGHLSERHGADPEALARAIQFDLAECRFLPTSPMIGATSREGAETLAVAIPGSDADEIEEYIKITSAQAPLQPAVPLDPFLTDLSARGLKIGLVTNDTDHGARAHLTSAGVLDHFDFVAGYDTGHGFKPAAGPLLAFARQTGLDPTRCVMVGDSTHDLKAGRAAKMLTLGVLTGIAETAELAPLADDVLPDIGHIPAWLDR
- a CDS encoding DMT family transporter, translated to MTRHPAFGLMLATFGALVLTPDAMFLRLSQMSGPQMLGWRGLFMGTSLIVIWLLTSRTRRGDLTLLASGAGIAIVVCQFFNSSLFALGIAAAPVAIVLFGVATTPIWAALFAWALLGERTARATWITIAVVAVGIGIAVLGGGEAAAEPRIALLGALAGLGVAMMLALNFVVLRARPSLPIPLLIGVGALFAGAAGVTATGPAQMTDGNVWAIAITGCIVLPVSFLSLSIASRHTAAANVSLLLLLETVLGPAWVWLALGEALTPRMLLGGTIVVGAIALYLMHARRKVQRRNAKATNLAAK
- a CDS encoding DUF983 domain-containing protein; this encodes MTDNTSSINERALWPALRKGFRCKCPNCGSGPLLKSYLKVRDACAVCREDLSQHRADDGPAYLTILIVGHIMAPALHIVFVQFRPDPLLLFTIFAIGCVGLSLYLLPRLKGAVVAFQWARQMHGFGSSV
- a CDS encoding DMT family transporter, which encodes MSAWVLLAIAAAAFQTLRFVLQKHLSMGALSVGGATFARFAYSMPFVVVLATLYVWQMGAGLPRLSPLFWAYALSGGLAQILATWCMVALFAARNFAVGITFKKTETVQTALIGLVVLGDRVSMAGMAAILIGLVGVVVLSGGAGADRWRIFNRAAALGLVAGALFAVSAVGYRGATLEVASEDAFMRALVTLAAVTTSQAVAMALWLRWREVGEIGRVIAARRKAVWMGLTGLGGSLCWFTAFTLQNAAYVFAVGQVEVIFSLIAARVFFGERITRREGIGVTLVTCSVLAVGFFR
- a CDS encoding DUF3572 domain-containing protein, yielding MKHTRESAETIALRCLGWLLANEELVPVFMGATGAGEDDLRRGASDPAFLAGVLDFVMMNDQWVIDFCAAEQLATDAPMQARVMLPGGQEEHWT
- a CDS encoding diguanylate cyclase, coding for MSGKILIVDAVATNRIVLKVKLSAAHFEVHQASSGGGAMAIARDLRPDLIIVGAALTDMECGDLIAALRARPDLAIVPIVALLPEDTGEARVAALRAGADDVISQPIDERIMLARLRGLLRQHHALQDMRLNAGPDCAAGFGEAQGGLLRAGRITILGVHMSDAMALRTRLRSSCHHQITALEAGGPVTGSPGAPAADVFVMLIPEGANETGLELMAELRASPEARHSRIVCLVPIGSRALAASLLDLGASDVIIGPAELDELTLRLTRQIQRKQAVDHLRTRLHDGLRAAMIDPLTGLYNRRFAMPFLKELAMANGSQARSFAVMLADLDHFKQINDRLGHAAGDRVLCHVADLLGSSVREVDLVARIGGEEFLIVMPGANGAEARQAADRLCRRIAEAGITIRGQSQPAHVTVSIGVAMGETANEGAEDEDANGRIDALLEQADRALYRAKARGRNTVTISARPAA
- a CDS encoding NUDIX hydrolase; amino-acid sequence: MPDQQAPIRDAATVIVLRRDGPAPRVLMGQRGASAAFMPSKFVFPGGAVDPGDASVPLMAPLPALCAGRLDEDSAPGLACALAAAAIRELWEESGLIVGQPGAWPCAIPEDWSSFAARGQVPDATALQFVFRAITPPGRPRRFDARFFLIDAGHIAGDPDDFSAATDELSHLQWVPLPEARRFDLPFITEVVLAEVAARAHDPSPPASVPFFRNDDEESLFLRLSGKSPLQEPSM
- a CDS encoding trimethylamine methyltransferase family protein translates to MSEELKRRKRTGGRAGNADRRGSAVIEQMPWNPPINIDRPTEPLDDAGVAAIHDGAMRILEEIGIEILNPEALEIFRASTGCTISGTNLRMGRDFVMEEVAKSPAEWTMTPRNPDRQITMGGRHLNFGNVSSPPSYWDMKLGRKVTGTREMCADLLKLSQYFNCIHFVGGYPVEPQDIHASVRHLDVLYDKLTLTDKVAHAYSLGKERVEDVMEMVRIAGGLSHAEFDATPRMFTNINSTSPLKHDHPMLDGWMRLARRGQGLVVTPFTLAGAMAPVTMAGAVAQSVAEALVAVVLAQLVRPGAPCAIGTFTSNVDMKSGAPAFGTPEYMRATQMTGQLARLYKLPMRASGVCAANVPDAQATWETSNSLWSAVQSGAHMVYHAAGWLEGGLIACPEKLVMDCEILQHIQRYMDPVLTATGPDEIAIDAIAEVGDQGHFFGIQHTQDRYTTAFYQPFLSDWRNFEAWEAAGGVWTAQRAHQMVQDILASFEPPPMEDSIREELADFVARRKSEGGAPTDY